The DNA sequence TCGAAGCCCCCGTGCGGGTGCTGGGGTCGTCGGAGGTCACCGGGCTGCGCACCGAGCGGATGGAGCTGGACGGCGACGGCGGCGTGCGCGGCACCGGTCAGTTCACCGACTGGCCGGTGCAGGCGGTGTACCGGGCCGTCGGCTACCTGTCCACGCACCTGGTCGACCTGCCGTTCGACCACACGTCCGGCACCGTGCCGCACCAGGCGGGCCGGGTGCTCGACCTGGACGAGCAGGCGATGCCCGGCGTCTACGTCACCGGCTGGATCAAGCGCGGCCCGGTGGGGCTCATCGGGCACACCAAGGGCGACGCGCTGGAGACCGTGACGAGCCTGCTCGCCGACGCGCCGCTGCTGCCCGCCGCGCCCGCCCGCGAACCCGACGCGGTGGTCCGGTTCCTGGAGCAGCGCGCCGTGCCGTTCACCACCGTGGACGGGTGGCGCAGGCTGGACGCGCACGAGATCGCCCTCGGCGCCGCGCGCGGCCGCGACCGGGTGAAGGTCGTGGACCGGGCGGAGATGACCGGCATCTGCCGGCCGTGAGGGCTACTGCGGCGTCGTCACGTTGTTGAACGGCAGCTTCGGCTCCGCCCAGGGGAACACCACGAACATCAGCAGCGCCACCACCCCGGCCACGAGCACCAGCGCTTCGAGGATGCGCACGGGCAGCGGGCCGGGGAGGTGCCGCCAGATCCACCCGTACATCACTGCTCCTTCATCTCTTCGGGCACGAAACCGGGGGCCTTCGGGTAGCTCATCGTCAGCACCGAGTGCACGATCAGCCGCTGCTTGTCGGAGAACCGCGGGTGGCAGGTGGTCAGCGTCATCAGCGCCGCCTGCTGCGCCGCGGGGAGCTCACCCTCGAAGTGCGGCACGGGGCTGATCACCTCGCCCTGCGTGGGCAGCACGATCTCCTGGCCGACCGTCTTGTCGTACGGCGCGCCCAGCGGTGAGACCTTCTCGCACTTCGGGTCGGACTGCCGCGGCGCCCAGTTCGCCGCCTCACCGGACTTGGGCAGCACCCGGTAGACGAACCAGTGGGTCTGCGTCTCGACCACGATCGCGTCGCACGAGTTCAGCAGGTCGAGGTCGTTGAAGGGCGCGCCCTTGCCGACCCGGTGACCGGCGACGGAGAAGTTGCCGGGGTCGCCGGGCAGCGCCGTGCCCTTGTAGTGGCCGGGGCCGATCTCCAGGTCCTTGTCGGTGGTGCCCTCGACGATGGAGAACTTGTAGTCCGGGCCGAACACCGGGATGTACATCTTGGCGAACGCCTGGCCGTCCAGCAGGTCGTACTTGACCTGGCGCTCCGGGTCCGCCTCGACGGTGTTGGCGTTCCACTGGTCGTCCAGCGCCTGGGTGGCGTCGTCCTGCTTGCCCGCCGAGATCAGGTCGGTGACGTACACCTCGTAGACCACGAACAGCAGGATGACCAGGCCGGCCGTGATCAGCAGCTCGCCGACCGTGCGGACGGTCTTGCGCGCCGCGCTGTCCGGCGGCGGTGGCGGCTGGTCGTCCTCGTCGTCGTAGTAGTCGTCGTCCTCGTAGTACTCGTCGTCGTAGTCCTCGTACTCGTCGTCGTAGTCGTCGACGGGTGCGATGACCTCGGTCGGCGGGTCGACGGGGCGGGGACGCGGGCGGGGTCGACCGGGGGGCGCGGGCGGGTGGCCGCCGGGGGGCGGCGGGAGGCTGCCGGAGAACGCGTTGGTGTAGCGGGTGGCGTCGGCTTCCGGCGGTGCCGGCCGGGGACGCGGTGAGGCGGTAGCGGCGGGTGCGGGCCCACCGAGCCGTGCGGCCACTTCGGAGGGCGCGCGCCGGCCACCGGGCGGCTCGACGCGGACCGGTTCGACGTACGAGGTCTCTTGGGCGTCGGGAGCCACCGGGGGCACGTTCGGCCGTGCCCGGCGACCACCGGGCGGTTCGGCGCGCGGACCCATCTCGTCGCGGCGCGCCCGACGGCCGGCAGGCGGTGGGTCGACCTGGGGTGCCTCGAACCGGGGTGCCTCGAACCGGGGTGCCTCGAACTGGGGTGCCTCGCCGTACGGCGGCTCGACCGGCGGCACGGCGTCGTCGCGGCGCGCGCGGCGGGGGGCGGCAGGCGGCTCGCCGTACGGCGACTCCGCCGGCGGTGGCGTGGCGTCGTCGCGACGCGCGCGGCGGGCGGCGGGCGGCTCGACCGGAGGCATGTCGTCACGACGCGCACGGCGCGCGCCGGGTTGCTCGACCGGTTCGACCTCGTCCCGACGCGCACGGCGGCCGGCCGGTGGCTCGGGATCGTCCCGCCTGGCCCGGCGGCCGGTCGGCGGCGGGTCGGTGGGGGGTGTGAACGGCTCCCCCGGACGGCTGAAACCTCCCGGCGGCGTCGCGGGCCGGTCCGGGTCGCCGGGACGGTCGGCGGAGCGGTCGACACCGCCCGGCGGCGTCGGCGGCCGGTCGAAGCCACCCGGCGGGGTGGGCGGGCGGTTCGGGGCGGCGGGGCGGTCGACACCGCCCGGAGGGGTCGATGGCCTGGAAAAACCGCCCGGGGGCGTGGGCGGGCGGTGGCCGGGGAGCGGAGGTTCGCCCGGGACGTGGGGTTGCCGTGGCCCGGGTCGCGGCGGTCGGCCCGGCGGGCCGCCTCGCGGCGGAGGCGGGTCGTAGCTCACCGGAAAACCTCCCAAGCCGAACGTTCCAGGACTACACGGTGCTTCAGGGACCTGCTCGGTTACGTTAACGTGTTCATCCAGCAGTGGACGTGAACTCGCGCCACTGGAGGCCTATCCACCCGTCAGGCGAGGACAGCATGCCCAAGTCCAAGGTCCGCAAGAAGGCCGTCTACACGGCGCCTGCCGATCGCCGCACCCCGGTGAAGGTCAAGGCAGCGGGGCCGTCGCACCCCGTCTACGTCGCCGTGATGCTCGGCATGATGCTGTTGGGGCTGGCGTGGCTGGTGGTCAACTACATCGCGGGCGAGAAGGTCCCGGTGATGATGGACCTCGGGTCCTGGAACTTCGGCATCGGGTTCGCCCTGATGATCGTCGGCTTGCTGATGACCATGAAATGGCGCTGACCACGCGCTACGCCAAGTGGCCGACGGCCCGGACGTGCACCACGTCCGGGCCGTTCCGCGTTACCCGGTAGTTCACCGGGTTCACCGGACGGTCACCGAAGCACACAGGTGTAAGTCATCCCCAATGGGGACAACTCCTGTGGACAACTTTGCGCCAAATTGCACAAGCGCCGGTCGGAGCCCCCAGTTGTCCACAAGTGCGGCAGACTCGAAGGCGTGAACCCACCGCGCACCTGGTCGCCCCAACCCGGCATGGTCGGCCTCGCCTGG is a window from the Saccharothrix saharensis genome containing:
- a CDS encoding class E sortase yields the protein MPPVEPPAARRARRDDATPPPAESPYGEPPAAPRRARRDDAVPPVEPPYGEAPQFEAPRFEAPRFEAPQVDPPPAGRRARRDEMGPRAEPPGGRRARPNVPPVAPDAQETSYVEPVRVEPPGGRRAPSEVAARLGGPAPAATASPRPRPAPPEADATRYTNAFSGSLPPPPGGHPPAPPGRPRPRPRPVDPPTEVIAPVDDYDDEYEDYDDEYYEDDDYYDDEDDQPPPPPDSAARKTVRTVGELLITAGLVILLFVVYEVYVTDLISAGKQDDATQALDDQWNANTVEADPERQVKYDLLDGQAFAKMYIPVFGPDYKFSIVEGTTDKDLEIGPGHYKGTALPGDPGNFSVAGHRVGKGAPFNDLDLLNSCDAIVVETQTHWFVYRVLPKSGEAANWAPRQSDPKCEKVSPLGAPYDKTVGQEIVLPTQGEVISPVPHFEGELPAAQQAALMTLTTCHPRFSDKQRLIVHSVLTMSYPKAPGFVPEEMKEQ
- the crgA gene encoding cell division protein CrgA, with the translated sequence MPKSKVRKKAVYTAPADRRTPVKVKAAGPSHPVYVAVMLGMMLLGLAWLVVNYIAGEKVPVMMDLGSWNFGIGFALMIVGLLMTMKWR